TTCTTTACAAAGAACTTGTGCAAAAAACATATCCACCAGTCTGGAAATTAGAATGTACATGGTTTCCCATCATATGGATTCTGGTACAGAGTGTTATTCATCATCTTGATGTCATATATAAGAGTTTGATATCTCAAACTTTCAAGAATTTGGTATACTATTTGTGTTTTGGTCAAAATTAGTACAGCTATGAATTCTAATGTAATGAACATGATTGTATAGGTGACCGCAAGGACCAGAAAACTCTGGAAAGGCTTCGGGCTGAAAGGCAAGCAAAGATTGATGAGCTTAAGGAAAAGACAAATTACTATATTACTCAACAGCTCATTCAGGTGATAATCGGAAGTTaactatattttcaaattctttttccttcttcaataTCACTATAaatctctattttcattttttttttttgaaagaagtTAATTTAATTGGATTTAAAGGTTGAGACTTGGGGGCATCAGCCTCGATGCATGGGGTTGGAATTTCTTTTTACCctccttaattaattttttttttcaatttattgatAAGTTTTAAGTAAGAAAATTTGCTGAAATGTTTTGTATGAGGCAGAAggttaaaaattcttttgcctCTTGATTTGTTGCTGAAGAATGATTAGTAGTAAATGATAAATGGGAGAAGTTGCAGAAACATTTGGTTGAGGTATGATGACTTAAAAGTATTgttttacttaataatttagaCAAAAGTAGATACTTTTTATgagataattttttcttttctttcataaagaaattaattaattaattatatatatatatatatatatatatatatatatatatatatatatatatttaaatttctagATTGAGAGTGAACGAATTTTTTGAGGTCTTGATACATTTTCTTTTGAGCTTAGCCTTATACTTATTCCTTTATACAATTATTTGAGCCTTCCTCATTAAGTGTGTACATGTATTTGTATGGGGCATCTGAGCAAATGCATGGGGCTATGGATTGTACTGAATCATCAGCTCTTTAATGCAGAGATATGACCCTGACCCAGCAGCAAAGGCAGCTGCAGCGACTGTCCTGGCATCAAAGTTAGGCTCAGATTCAGGCTTAAAAGTGTATGTAGGAGATGAACATCAGCTAAATGTTCCAACAGGGAAAAGCAATGATGTAGAAGTTGTACAATCTAGTGGGATGCGAAATAGAAAGCAGTTGCAGACCAGATCCAGTAACCCAGGCAGTCCTGCATTGCACCATTCTGATGAAATATCGCATAATGCTGGGGCTGAGGGTCCTGGAATTTCTGAGCATGATCAGTTGGTTGTTGAGCATCACACTGACAATGGAGCGGCCCATCATGATGGGGGATGGATTTCTCGAATTGCTGCACTACTTGTGGGGGAGGATCCAACAGAGTCTTATGCACTTATATGTGGAAACTGTCATATGCATAATGGTAAGTGGAGTGAGGACCTCATCCTTACAAAATGTATTTCTGCTTCAGGATTACTTTTGTTCATCATTACTTTTTTCCTCCATGTCCCCTACtgttaattttgttatttgacGAGTTGAGTACCGTTACTGAAGTAGTTATGTCCTGTCTTcgtttttgttaattttgttatttgaaGAGTTGAGTGCCACTACTGAAGTAGTTTTGTCCTGTCTTTGTTTTTGTGCAGGACTTGCCCGGAAGGAGGATTTCCCATATGTAACTTATTACTGCCCACACTGTCATgccctgaatcaatcaaagcaagCAGAAGAGCATGCTTCTCGTTCCAATTCTCCAAGAACAGGCAGTGCTGATGGAATCAGCAATGCTCCTGGTTCTGTGAGTGATGGCACTGTCACAAGCAGCAGCCCAGTAAGAATTGCTTCTGAGATTGAGGAAGTAGTTGAGAAGGCTACTCCTGAAAATCCAGTTAAAGAGGAAGACTAGTGTGGAATCGCCAAGTCTGGTTTGGgatattgttttcttttgtttgcctTATATCATCCTGGTTTGTGAGCCATATTGAGTGTTGGAATCGCATTGAGTTTGCTTTTTGTCTGCTTTATAACAAAAGATTGTTTGAGATTCCTTATTACAAACAAACTTCGAACTTATGGTACATGGATCAATGGTGATAATTCTTTACTTGACACAAAACATTACAAAATTAATAAGTTTAGATTGAGATTAATTATGTTCATGTTGTATTCATGTCAACCTACTTAACCCAAACACAAACACAATCAGTTTTGACCTATATTCATATAATTGTAGattctgtgtttttttttttttttttttaacagggttttatcaagaacatattaatatttaaatttatatttattttgattcaaaGCCTTGAACAGGTTAAATGAGTGACAATTACATGATTGGATTTCTAATGCACTAACTATTTATATTGTAGTAATTGTAGTATGGGTCAACTTTGCCAACACAGCATATCACTTGGATATATGCCTTGACTACAGCAAGATGCAAGCTATGTACCCCATAATCCGAGTGAGCAAGCATCATCGCTCAAGGTGAGTATTTGCTCCTAAACTGCCTACATAGTGGTTTATGATAAACTACACTGTTACGGGAAATACCTACTGCCATTTGTTAGCAAGATTGTGCGAGGGGTGGTTGAAATTCCTATAGGCTTTCTTCCCAAGTTTCAAACGTGTGATGGGGAAAGAGATCCAGTACACAAACATTTGATGCACTTTCGCCGAGTCATGACTTTTTGTTCAAGGAAATGAAGCCCTTTTGTGTAGAACCTTTTCTTCTAGCCTTAAAGGCAGCATTAATATTGCTCCACAACCTACTGTCAAAATgtatctccttttttttttctttttttttgggttatgtACTTTTTAATTTTGCAGTATCTATGCTCAACTCGGTTAATGAACCCAAGTACCAATGCCCTAGTTGGTTTTAACGGGCAAGAAGTTAATGCTTAAGGATAAGTCTACTTACTAGTAAGTGTTGGTCTGACTATGGAAAGGGGAAGCTTCTATCAT
Above is a genomic segment from Vitis riparia cultivar Riparia Gloire de Montpellier isolate 1030 chromosome 7, EGFV_Vit.rip_1.0, whole genome shotgun sequence containing:
- the LOC117918542 gene encoding uncharacterized protein At2g24330-like isoform X1 gives rise to the protein MAEDTSKDQGVEPSLSAPTFEKKDTEIEKKKQKGIISRIWNSLFRMHGDDFEKRLQHISKEEASVLARMKKRTQSWRRMMRHLIVLSVIMEVIAVGYAIMTTRSLDLNWKMRAFRVLPMFLLPGLSSVAYSALVSFTRMCDRKDQKTLERLRAERQAKIDELKEKTNYYITQQLIQRYDPDPAAKAAAATVLASKLGSDSGLKVYVGDEHQLNVPTGKSNDVEVVQSSGMRNRKQLQTRSSNPGSPALHHSDEISHNAGAEGPGISEHDQLVVEHHTDNGAAHHDGGWISRIAALLVGEDPTESYALICGNCHMHNGLARKEDFPYVTYYCPHCHALNQSKQAEEHASRSNSPRTGSADGISNAPGSVSDGTVTSSSPVRIASEIEEVVEKATPENPVKEED
- the LOC117918542 gene encoding uncharacterized protein At2g24330-like isoform X2, giving the protein MTTRSLDLNWKMRAFRVLPMFLLPGLSSVAYSALVSFTRMCDRKDQKTLERLRAERQAKIDELKEKTNYYITQQLIQRYDPDPAAKAAAATVLASKLGSDSGLKVYVGDEHQLNVPTGKSNDVEVVQSSGMRNRKQLQTRSSNPGSPALHHSDEISHNAGAEGPGISEHDQLVVEHHTDNGAAHHDGGWISRIAALLVGEDPTESYALICGNCHMHNGLARKEDFPYVTYYCPHCHALNQSKQAEEHASRSNSPRTGSADGISNAPGSVSDGTVTSSSPVRIASEIEEVVEKATPENPVKEED